The Sphingobacterium lactis sequence GAATTCTCCTTGCTTTTACATATAATTTAGGTCGTTATCATTCCGATAGCGACCTTTTTTAAATATCCTGTGCAATAGCATAGCCTGCAGCCCATGCCCATTGGAAATTATAGCCTCCCAACCAGCCAGTAATATCCACTGCTTCGCCACCAAAATAAAGGCCAGGGACTTTTTTCGCCGCCAACGTCTTAGTAAGCAATTCTGTAGTTGATACTCCACCACGCATTACTTCCGCCTTGTCATATCCTTTATCACCTGCTGGCTTAACCTGGAATTTATGGATGCGTTCGATTATTAATTTCGCATCTGCTTTACTGAGTGAGGCAATTTTGGTCTGCAATGGAAGAAATGCGCCCAACGCGTCCACCATCTTCTTGGTGAAAAAATCATTGAGCAGTTGAGATACCAACCGCTTGCCCCCGAATTCGCGCTCCTGTTTGATCAGTTCTTCCAATCTGAACTTCGGCAAGAGATCAATGGTAAAGGATTGGCCGGGCTTCCAATAGGAAGAAATCTGTAAAATCGCCGGCCCACTCAGGCCCCAGTGGGTGAAAAGAATGTTCTCCTCGAAAGATATCTGCTCATTATATACCCTTGAATATACGCTGTTACCCGCTAGGGAAGCATACCAGTCGGCATCCTTACCCGTAATGGTCAGAGGCACGAGTGCGGGTGCCGTATCGACAACCTGAAGTCCAAATTTCCGAGCCATCCGAAGAGCAAAATCTGAGGCGCCTAATTTGGCTACCGGAAGACCTCCCGTCGCCAGAACCACTTTCGGACTGCTGATCTTTCCATTCTTTCCCGATTTGGTGAAACTTATGACAAAACCTCCCCCATCTTCTTCCACATTGGTAACTTCCGTATCCAGCCAGATATCCTGCCCTGTTTCATACATTAACTTGGTAAAGACAGCAACGATATCCTTTGCTTTATTGGTCGTTGGGAACAACTGTCCCAAAGTTTTTTCCTGCCCTTTTATGGAACCGAAGTTCTCAAAGAATTGCACCGTATCGTCTACGGTCCACTGAGAAAAAACGGCATTGAGGAATTTCGGGTTTTCGGAAACGAAATTATCTACAGTTGTATAAAGATTCGTGTAGTTACAGCGTCCACCTCCCGAGATCAGAATTTTGGCACCGGGTTTATCGTTGCGTTCGATTAGGAGTGTCTTTTTGCCCAGCAGGCCCGCCTGTACGGCGCACATTAGACCGCAGGCACCTCCCCCAATTATGATTGCATCGTATGCCATCTTTAAGAAATAAGTTCTCCCTTCAGGGATATCGCGCGTTGTTCTTTCCAGGACTGCTCAGCGAGCTCCAAAATACGGATGACATCGCGTGCCTGCTCAGGTTTGACAAACACCTCTGCCTCCCCTTTCAATGCGGCGGCAATATTCTTATAGAAATCCTGCCCTGACCCCACTTCACTAGGGATGCGCTCTTCCACGTCCACTCCATTTTCCAGAATGGCGAGGGTACCAGCATATTCAGGCAGTTCCTTTCCCCATTCGGCAACTTGCCCGGGAGCAGTACCTTCGCGCAACAAGGCTTCTTGAGGATCGACGCCCCATTTCACAAAGCATCCATTCGTACCATATACGGCATACCGAGCGGTTGCTAATTTTGCGAGCATCTGTCCCTTCAAAGAAACCTTTACGCCGGGATAGGACAGTATAAATTCAAAATTATCAATGGCTTTTGCGCCATCTCGTTCCACACGTAGGTCAGCATATACAGCATCAGGTTTACCGAAGATCTGTAGTGCTTGGTCGATGAGGTGCGCACCGAGGTCGTAATGGATCCCCGATCCAGGCAGGTTCTCTTCCCGCCATGCACCTTCGCGCAAGAAATTGCGGAATCGATCATAACGTCCTTCAAAATTAACGACTCGACCCAAGCGGCCGGATTCAATAACTTTTTTCACGGTCTTGAAATCCGAATGGAATCTGGCATTGTGGTGGACCGACAACAGGAGCCCTTTCTCTTTTGCCAGCGCAATAAGCTCATCAGCTTCATGGCTGTAATTGGTAAACGGTTTTTCCACCACGACATGCTTGCCCGCTTCCAAAGCGGTCTTAGCCAAGCTGAAATGCACATCATTGGAAGTAGCGACCACCACGAGATCCACTTCAGGATCATGGATGATATCATCGGCTGTCTGTACGCCCAGTGCCTCCGGATAACGCGCTGCCAGCATCTGTTGCTGCTCAGGCTTACGTGCGGAGACTTTATACAAGATAAAATCGGGATTCTCATGGATGAAAGGCGCATGGAATACATGGCCCCCAATGGAAAATCCGATCAAACCAACTTTAAATTTCTTCATGTTTACATTCTTTCTGGAACGTCAATACCCAGCAGGTTCATGCTTTTCGCAATAACTTTAGCCGCTGCGGCCGACAGATCCAAACGGAAAGCTTTCACACCCTCATCTTCAGCTTTCAAGATGCTTTCCTCATGGTAAAATTTGTTATAGAGTTTGGCAAGCTCATAAGCATAGTTCGCCAACTGGGCCGGACTGAACTCGCGCGCTGCCACCTCGATCACAGCCGGGAAATTACCCAACGCTTGGATGAGGTCGCGCTCATACACCGAAAGGCTTGCCGGTTGTACGGCCTGTATGCTGCTGTAGTCCGCTTTGCGAAGAACCGATTTGATCCGCGCATGTGTATATTGCACAAAAGGTCCTGTATGTCCTTGAAAGTCTACCGATTCGTTCGGATCGAACAACAACCTTTTTTTAGGGTCGACCTTCAATAGGAAGTATTTCAGTGCGCCCATACCAATCGTTTGGTAGAGCACTTGTTTATCCTCTTCCGCGAAATCAGCAGTTTTCCCAAGCTCCTCGGTTCGCTCTTTGGCGGTTTCCACCATCTCGGCCATCAGGTCATCCGCATCTACGACGGTACCTTCCCTGGATTTCATTTTTCCGGAAGGAAGGTCAACCATTCCATAGGAAAGGTGATAAAGTCCATCCGCCCACGATTTACCCAACTTCTTCAAGATGGCAAAAAGAACCTTAAAGTGATAATCCTGCTCATTACCGACCACATAGATGGATTCATCCATTTGGAATTCATCGTATTTCAATTGGGCGGTACCAAGATCCTGCGTGATATACACCGAAGTACCATCACCGCGCAGGACAAGTTTCTCGTCAAGACCTTCATCGGTCAGGTCGATCCAAACGGAATTATCCTCTTTTTTGAAGAAAACCCCTTTTTCAAGACCTTCCTGTATAATATCCTTACCCAACAGGTAAGTTTCAGATTCATAATAGAATTTATCGAAATCAACACCCAATTGCTTGTATGTTTTTTCGAAACCGGCATAAACCCAGCCGTTCATGGTTTTCCACAGGTCGATCACTGCTTCGTCGCCAGCTTCCCATTGTTGCAGCATGGTCTGCGCTTCTTTGATTAATGGCGCATTCTTTTTGGCTTCCTCTTCAGTCTGCCCTTCCTGCTTCAAAGCATCAATCTCTTTTTTATACTCCTTATCGAATACCACATAGTATTTACCCACCAAGTGATCGCCTTTCAACCCGGAGGATGCTGGGGTTTCTCCATTGCCATACTTCTGCCAAGCCAACATGGACTTACAGATATGGATACCGCGGTCGTTCACCAAGTTGGCTTTGATAACGTCATAGCCGTATGCTTTTAAGATTTCGGCAACGGAATAGCCCAACAGGTTGTTACGAATGTGACCAAGGTGCAAAGGTTTATTGGTATTGGGTGATGAATATTCCACCATCAACTTTTTACCGTTCTTTTCATAGACACCAAATTGCTCGTTGACAATGGTTTCATTCAATAGGGAAATCCAGTAGCTATCAGAGAGGCTCAAATTCAGGAATCCTTTGATGACATTGAACGCCGCAATGTCAGCGATTTGCTCCTGCAGGTAGGTACCGATCTCATTT is a genomic window containing:
- a CDS encoding NAD(P)/FAD-dependent oxidoreductase; the encoded protein is MAYDAIIIGGGACGLMCAVQAGLLGKKTLLIERNDKPGAKILISGGGRCNYTNLYTTVDNFVSENPKFLNAVFSQWTVDDTVQFFENFGSIKGQEKTLGQLFPTTNKAKDIVAVFTKLMYETGQDIWLDTEVTNVEEDGGGFVISFTKSGKNGKISSPKVVLATGGLPVAKLGASDFALRMARKFGLQVVDTAPALVPLTITGKDADWYASLAGNSVYSRVYNEQISFEENILFTHWGLSGPAILQISSYWKPGQSFTIDLLPKFRLEELIKQEREFGGKRLVSQLLNDFFTKKMVDALGAFLPLQTKIASLSKADAKLIIERIHKFQVKPAGDKGYDKAEVMRGGVSTTELLTKTLAAKKVPGLYFGGEAVDITGWLGGYNFQWAWAAGYAIAQDI
- a CDS encoding Gfo/Idh/MocA family oxidoreductase, with translation MKKFKVGLIGFSIGGHVFHAPFIHENPDFILYKVSARKPEQQQMLAARYPEALGVQTADDIIHDPEVDLVVVATSNDVHFSLAKTALEAGKHVVVEKPFTNYSHEADELIALAKEKGLLLSVHHNARFHSDFKTVKKVIESGRLGRVVNFEGRYDRFRNFLREGAWREENLPGSGIHYDLGAHLIDQALQIFGKPDAVYADLRVERDGAKAIDNFEFILSYPGVKVSLKGQMLAKLATARYAVYGTNGCFVKWGVDPQEALLREGTAPGQVAEWGKELPEYAGTLAILENGVDVEERIPSEVGSGQDFYKNIAAALKGEAEVFVKPEQARDVIRILELAEQSWKEQRAISLKGELIS
- the argS gene encoding arginine--tRNA ligase, which encodes MAKSIQELLIEKTVEAVHVLYGSEIPASQISFQETRKEFEGQITIVVFPVTRFSKKSPEVTGNEIGTYLQEQIADIAAFNVIKGFLNLSLSDSYWISLLNETIVNEQFGVYEKNGKKLMVEYSSPNTNKPLHLGHIRNNLLGYSVAEILKAYGYDVIKANLVNDRGIHICKSMLAWQKYGNGETPASSGLKGDHLVGKYYVVFDKEYKKEIDALKQEGQTEEEAKKNAPLIKEAQTMLQQWEAGDEAVIDLWKTMNGWVYAGFEKTYKQLGVDFDKFYYESETYLLGKDIIQEGLEKGVFFKKEDNSVWIDLTDEGLDEKLVLRGDGTSVYITQDLGTAQLKYDEFQMDESIYVVGNEQDYHFKVLFAILKKLGKSWADGLYHLSYGMVDLPSGKMKSREGTVVDADDLMAEMVETAKERTEELGKTADFAEEDKQVLYQTIGMGALKYFLLKVDPKKRLLFDPNESVDFQGHTGPFVQYTHARIKSVLRKADYSSIQAVQPASLSVYERDLIQALGNFPAVIEVAAREFSPAQLANYAYELAKLYNKFYHEESILKAEDEGVKAFRLDLSAAAAKVIAKSMNLLGIDVPERM